CTTAATTCCATTGTTTTTCATGTCATTTTCACAtgattcttgtttcttcttctcaagaACATCAATCAATCTCTTGAAACAATCATTTATTTCTTCACCTTCAAACTTAGGCGTCAAATTCTCCGCCACATCCGCCGGCGTCACCTCAATCTCCTCCAACAATTGCTCAATTTTGTCATAACAATCATGCCATTCAACGTCCAAATAATTCATAGCAAGAACTTTGAATCCTTCAAATCCACAATATGACATCTCAATATGTTTATCCATTCTTCCTCTCCTAATCAAAGCTTCATCAAGCTTTTCCTTATGATTTGTGGTGAAGATAATCAACCTCTCTCCTCCACAAGATGACCAAATCCCATCAATGAAATTCAACAACCCTGAAAGTGTCACCTTACtccctttcttctcttcttcatcaCCCTTCTTAATTGcctgtttttccttcttctcctccttttcCCTTTGCCTCGTAAGATCAAGAGAGCAATCAATATCTTCAATCACTATAATTGACTTGCTTGAGATATCAATCAACAACTTTTTCAGCTCGGAATTGTCCTTAACACATGTCAATTCAAGATCATAGACATCATATTCCATGAAATTCGCCATGGCGGCGATCATCGAGGACTTACCGGTGCCGGGAGGACCATAGAGAAGAAACCCACGTTTCCAAGCCTTCCCCACCTTCTCATAATACTCTTTACCATTCTTGAACTTGATTAATTCATTAACAATCTCTTGCTTCATCTTGGGATCCATAgccaaagttttaaaacttgaaGGGTGTTCCAACGGAACATGTCTCCAATTGCTTCTATGCCACCAATTCGTCTCGGAGTTATTCATGTAAAGCTTCCGTTGTCGGTTTTTAACCTCGACCGCCTTCCCTTCTTCCATGATATGGTTAATAAACGACTCGAGAATGATATCACGGTGTCGGCGATGGAATGTAAGCTTATAGAATCGTCGCTCGTCGGAATTAGGGTAAATCGAAAATGATTGAGTTTTAGGGATGTTTTTAGTGGAAGTCCACCAAATTTTGACGCCTTTATATTCATCAAGAACCTCTTCGTTGTCATCCATTGTTAATACCAATGATTTGCTATCTTTGACTACTTCGGCCTTTAGGCGCTTGGCGTGAATTGAGGTCTTGGATTGGAGGTAGTTTTGAATGGCGGTGAAAGCTTCACTACGGCGGAGATGCTCGCCGGTGAACTCAGGGAAAGTGATTGTTATGTAAGGGTAAAGAAAAGCGATGAGTTTGTGGAGATATCTTTTGATATGGGATTGAAATTGGTGGGGGAAATATTGATTAACAATTGCCCAAATGAACATGGTGGTCGCCATTAGAGACCCAACTTGAGTCCATAGCTCGCCCATGCCCATCGGAGTCATGTTTTGGTAGCAAAGTTTGGCCGGAGAGTGGTGGGTTTTTAAAGAAGTGGCGGTGGTGGTCAAGTTGGAGACAATTCAAGTCTTTCTTTAAGAATAGGAGCAAGAGGACATAAATGGTGTAAGCTTGGCCCACCATGTAAAACAAGGGAGTGGAAAATCGGACAAAAGAACAagtttttgaatattttaaggaaaggacccaccaattttttttttttttttttttttttctcaattttaaattttgtatttaataggtTTATTGTTGTCAAAATATTGACGAAGTGAAGTAATGTATTTAACATTCACATGATAGTAGTCGGTAAAATTTATTGAGTGGAAAGAACACGATTTGTAAAACAAGATAAATCTACAAACTCATGTGGTGTTTGTCACATAGGTTCATTATAGTAAGAGTTTGGGAAATGAAGAACTTGTCTTCTTGTTCTCAACAATGGTATTTATATGATCATTTTAGGGTTTCGTATGCATGTTTTtcaaattaggttaaaaaagtTTGGATCGAACTGCTTTAGAATCGTGAACTAGTGGGCACGCTAGGTGTGTTCTCCTTAAGAGGCCGATTGTAGGGTTGTCGAGGTCGACTAGATGAGTTTGGGCTTAGCCTAAACCcgcttcttttctttttcttggtgGTCTGAATTTTTTGTACGTTGGTTTGTCTTCTCTCGTGTTTGGCCCTCTTACTTTATTTGATCTCCGATATTCTTTGCgatttgggtttgtttttataatttaattctactCGTAACAAGGTTTTGTCATACTAAATTctcaacaataaaaattttaaacttttaacattcttttatattcatttGTTTTAAGTATTACAATGGTGGGGTGGGATATTAACCATTGTCTCGAGCTAGACTATAGGTGCCTTTATGTTACTGTCGCATGTTTCTAACTATATAGCATCATGATTTTGACACGCTCATGACAAGTCTTAAGAGAAATCCAACATATGCATAATCCAaacttgtttgaccacacaTGATGCCcgtgcgtgcatgttcaatcatctgCGACTTAACCGACTCGCCTCTACATTAGGCAAAGTCATTTGTCTAGATCTTGCCTCTACTCGGTGTCAAGGTCTCTTAATGCAATGTTGCATCTCAACTCGTCAtcttagtttcattttgaggctttatgaagtcatgtatgttatcTTTGTAAAGAAGACTTGGAGAATGTATTAAAATGAGCATTTGACGGTTTGTTTGtagagtgatttgaatctcaaagaAGCAAATGTAAGGAATCACCTTAAGAGAAGGTAAGATTTGAATTATGATCGaatatatcaaatcaagatcgattcaaatcactccaagTAAATAGAGGccagagattcaaatcacaaTCTAGTTTTCAATTATTCATCATAAACTTGTAAccatatcaaaataaatgaagtctcaattaaagtattttgaaacatttgttCATAAATGAAACTTGATTCTTCTTAATGAGACATTAATAATGCATGATCGAGATGTTTTAATTCATATCACATAGGTTcgttatgttatgaatgaatgGAGGCTTGACTTGCATCGTTTATTCCATGAGTTAAGCTATGGAGACATTTTTGTGTCCGGTAGCTTGAGAGAATGCTAGCTTGATGAGCTAAGCCCAAGAGTACGTATACGAGTCTGCATAATGGGTCTATGTGTGCGTGGACCATGTGTTGCTTGGACTAGAAATTAGAGCCCAAGGTCATGcatgatgtttttaaaatgataggTTCTATCATATCccatgtgattgcattttccGACCCCAACAATAAAATTACGTGAatactttattatattttattcgtatataaaaaaaaaaagtaaaataataagttAGTAACATGTGAAAAAATAGTTAtcatatctaattatttttcgCTAAAATGGCCTTTTGTAAATGTATTAGCCAGCCGCCATCAATTATAATCTCATGGAATTGGAAGCCAGCTCTCCAAAACGTCATGTCGCATGCTTGTTTTCTATTCACACCGTggaattaaaacaaacttaGTCGACAAGTCGTTTACcaacttattatttattatttaattctactataaaaaaaaatgtacccACTTTACACTAGAAAAGATCaactttttatataaaataattatcgaaTAAACTTTCATATATTCCCGGGTTCTTTCAAAACAGTCTTTCTGAAAAATTTACATGTGACCATTAAAATATAGAATCGTTCCAAATAAAGCACAGATTTTAAATTCTCGGGTatcataaaaatttgtttattttagaACTAtttaagaattgaaattttaagaatttatgagataattagaaataaataaataattaattaatgttttagaagaaaaattttaaaaataatttgtttggtttgattcatatcaaaattccttttctcttctttttaaattaaaaaaaaataaataaaagttaatttagCCACGTAGCTTTTTGTCTTTgatttatatgattttgactctaaaagaaaaaaaaaagttaaattatatttaatttagaaggaaaaagaaaagaaaatatatattaaaaaaaaaaaagggtgaaTTTGCAGCGTGCAAAATCTCTTACAGTCAAACAAGATCGCGTGGGTTCATGCTTTCGATTTCTTTAATGTAGTGGAGGTTAGCCgccatgaaaattaaaataaataaataatttttaaatataaatttttttaataggatTTGAATTgcacttaattttgaaaaaaaac
This sequence is a window from Cucurbita pepo subsp. pepo cultivar mu-cu-16 chromosome LG04, ASM280686v2, whole genome shotgun sequence. Protein-coding genes within it:
- the LOC111792693 gene encoding AAA-ATPase ASD, mitochondrial-like, whose product is MGMGELWTQVGSLMATTMFIWAIVNQYFPHQFQSHIKRYLHKLIAFLYPYITITFPEFTGEHLRRSEAFTAIQNYLQSKTSIHAKRLKAEVVKDSKSLVLTMDDNEEVLDEYKGVKIWWTSTKNIPKTQSFSIYPNSDERRFYKLTFHRRHRDIILESFINHIMEEGKAVEVKNRQRKLYMNNSETNWWHRSNWRHVPLEHPSSFKTLAMDPKMKQEIVNELIKFKNGKEYYEKVGKAWKRGFLLYGPPGTGKSSMIAAMANFMEYDVYDLELTCVKDNSELKKLLIDISSKSIIVIEDIDCSLDLTRQREKEEKKEKQAIKKGDEEEKKGSKVTLSGLLNFIDGIWSSCGGERLIIFTTNHKEKLDEALIRRGRMDKHIEMSYCGFEGFKVLAMNYLDVEWHDCYDKIEQLLEEIEVTPADVAENLTPKFEGEEINDCFKRLIDVLEKKKQESCENDMKNNGIKSNGVVAEDGKENGDM